In a single window of the Panthera uncia isolate 11264 unplaced genomic scaffold, Puncia_PCG_1.0 HiC_scaffold_46, whole genome shotgun sequence genome:
- the LOC125918123 gene encoding uncharacterized protein LOC125918123: protein MPGRGGTTRVVLAAAPASGLPFLPLLMQRFTAFQSPAPQAPLPLRVRPDLSGAPAGLRRPPRPDVGLAGSFGGSRVGGGGEEWATRSTDREARWGPGVPRAGLSTQAGSWRPSGGRGHEGGSSRGVPDLMLPPASLSPGEEAPVLQRADLLPWRFTDTSTCPSCLGHGSRRIAGVLEGSGRPRRALALWRPFTRSACPSLAEPNDESGANVDASKMWRDDREQFCRVARQLAQKSLGL, encoded by the coding sequence ATGCCGGGGCGCGGGGGAACCACCCGGGTCGTGCTGGCGGCCGCGCCGGCCTCTGGGCtgccttttctgcctcttctgaTGCAGCGCTTCACGGCATTCCAGTCCCCTGCCCCACAGGCCCCGCTGCCTCTTCGTGTGCGTCCTGATTTGTCCGGAGCGCCTGCCGGGCTCAGGCGTCCCCCTCGGCCGGACGTCGGCCTCGCAGGGTCCTTCGGCGGGAGCCGGGTGGGCGGCGGTGGGGAGGAGTGGGCCACACGGAGCACCGACCGTGAGGCGCGGTGGGGACCCGGTGTTCCCAGAGCAGGACTGAGCACGCAGGCTGGCTCTTGGAGACCCTCGGGAGGCAGGGGTCACGAGGGCGGGTCTTCACGCGGTGTCCCTGACCTCATGCTGCCTCCGGCCTCCCTGTCTCCGGGTGAGGAGGCTCCCGTCCTTCAGAGAGCTGATCTCCTTCCCTGGCGGTTCACAGACACCAGCACCTGTCCTTCGTGTCTGGGACACGGTTCCAGAAGGATCGCGGGTGTTCTCGAGGGAAGCGGGAGACCTCGCCGGGCCCTTGCTCTCTGGCGCCCTTTCACACGGAGCGCCTGTCCTTCTCTTGCAGAGCCCAACGACGAGAGTGGCGCCAACGTGGATGCTTCCAAGATGTGGCGGGATGACCGGGAGCAGTTCTGCAGAGTCGCCCGGCAGCTGGCGCAGAAGTCGCTGGGGCTGTGA